A single region of the Acidobacteriota bacterium genome encodes:
- a CDS encoding sugar transferase: protein MLKQRIRLQAALVLALDLSLVAAAFFLAYAIRSWLFPQVLPGLFPRPLYPLSDHLPLLPLALLTWMAPLIATRRYRSHRTADLRTEATAILKVTAAATLLILFAVFVLQLDQILLQDRLSRTWLILFSGLSCVLLLAEKIAMRILARDLRQHGLNQRAVLIAGTPEAARQLAESIEDHSYWGLRIVGLIHTDGSRPANTARPVWGGVDDILRIVSEHVVDDVFFAVTPNELPALQQIFEALQEQGIQTRIALDLLPPTHSQVQLDSFAGRPVVTLSPAPSSLPLLAFKRSYDICLGVVLLAISLPVMLVLALLIKITSSGSVLYRQTRCGLNGRRFTMYKLRTMVADADARRGELKHLNTMGGPAFKMDRDPRITPLGHYLRKFSLDELPQFWNVVRGDMSIVGPRPLEEKEPYTRRQRRRLSMKPGITCLWQVSGRSDLDFDRWMELDLEYIDTWSPTLDFKIMLKTIPAVLSRRGAS from the coding sequence ATGTTGAAACAGCGCATTCGGCTGCAAGCCGCCCTGGTTCTCGCACTCGACCTGTCGCTCGTGGCGGCCGCGTTCTTTCTCGCCTACGCGATCCGCAGCTGGCTGTTTCCACAGGTGCTGCCAGGTCTCTTTCCCCGTCCGCTCTATCCGCTGAGCGACCATTTGCCACTGCTGCCGCTCGCGCTCCTGACCTGGATGGCGCCCCTGATCGCCACCCGGCGCTACCGATCTCATCGCACCGCCGACCTGAGGACCGAGGCGACCGCGATTCTCAAGGTGACAGCCGCGGCGACCCTCCTGATCCTGTTCGCCGTCTTCGTCCTCCAACTGGACCAGATCCTGCTGCAGGACCGCCTCAGCCGCACCTGGCTGATTCTCTTCTCCGGCCTCTCCTGCGTGCTGCTGCTGGCCGAGAAGATCGCTATGCGCATTCTCGCCCGTGACCTCCGCCAGCACGGTCTCAACCAGCGGGCCGTGCTCATCGCGGGCACCCCGGAGGCGGCCCGGCAACTCGCCGAGTCGATCGAAGATCACTCCTACTGGGGCCTCAGGATCGTCGGCCTGATCCACACCGACGGGAGCAGGCCCGCCAACACCGCGCGACCCGTGTGGGGAGGCGTCGACGACATCCTGCGCATCGTCTCCGAGCACGTGGTCGACGATGTGTTCTTCGCCGTCACTCCCAACGAGCTACCCGCGCTTCAGCAGATCTTCGAAGCGCTGCAGGAGCAGGGCATCCAGACCCGCATCGCGCTCGATCTCCTCCCGCCCACCCACAGCCAGGTTCAACTCGACTCGTTTGCCGGACGACCCGTGGTCACTCTGTCGCCCGCGCCTTCCAGCCTTCCCCTTCTGGCGTTCAAGCGCTCCTACGACATCTGCCTCGGTGTCGTCCTGCTGGCGATCAGCCTGCCCGTGATGCTCGTGCTGGCACTGCTGATCAAGATCACTTCGTCCGGCTCGGTGCTGTACCGGCAAACGCGCTGCGGGCTGAACGGCCGCCGGTTCACCATGTACAAGCTCCGCACCATGGTTGCTGACGCCGATGCCAGGCGCGGCGAGCTGAAGCACTTGAACACGATGGGCGGCCCGGCGTTCAAGATGGACCGCGACCCGCGGATCACACCCCTCGGGCACTACCTGCGCAAGTTCAGTCTCGACGAACTCCCGCAGTTCTGGAACGTCGTGCGCGGAGACATGAGCATCGTCGGCCCACGGCCTCTCGAGGAAAAGGAACCGTACACGAGGCGGCAGCGACGTCGACTGTCGATGAAGCCGGGCATCACCTGTCTCTGGCAGGTCAGCGGCCGGAGCGACCTGGACTTCGACCGCTGGATGGAACTCGACCTGGAGTACATCGACACTTGGTCGCCCACGCTCGACTTCAAGATCATGTTGAAGACGATCCCGGCGGTGCTGAGCCGCCGCGGCGCTTCCTGA
- a CDS encoding glycosyltransferase, which produces MSSRATHTHAVLAICTVTWNDAENLPRFFEALAGLQGPPFRLVAVDNASTDSTVESLREHAATASFPVEMIVLDENTGFAGGLNRALDSAFESDPRPDWVLSLNADAWPAPDYAMRLIESLHRFTNEKRPVGAATGRLLRADTEETIDACGMAITRSWRHVDRGSDQIDRGQYPATERVFGGTGAATLFLSAALRDAAVAGRILDDDFHSYREDAELCFRLRERGWEVLYEPRARALHGRVNLPHRRRQMSREVNFHSLKNRYLLQLYHRGLADLPRTLLATSVRELGILAYVLLREPSSLAAYPWLWRNRRRLLERRRMIRSRRRVPPRTTARWFGRTSLPMAPERPRILIIGSRGIPAAYSGYETMIEALAPRLAERGWPVTVYCRSHYVDRRLRSHRGVDLVVLPTLRTKYGDTPVHTLLSCLHAALWARGARAALVVNGANAIFLPLLWPRRLRTALHVDGIEKRRAKWGWPGRLVYSVSERLACLLPGTTVSDAEVIADHYRELYGRETTMIRYGVEPRPIVSHPVLKELGLEPRRYFLYVSRFEPENNPHRVVAAYARAGGHLPLVMVGDAPYASTFIAKMKRNADPRVRFPGAVYGDRYRGLLSSALATVHATEVGGTHPALVEAMGYGNCVLVNDEPANRETAGEAAIYFDVRDQPSLTAAFEKAAGDPTRARLLGERAARRAASEFNWDRVTDQYEELFRRLCQGG; this is translated from the coding sequence GTGAGCAGCCGAGCGACTCACACCCACGCGGTTCTTGCGATCTGCACCGTCACCTGGAACGACGCAGAAAACCTGCCGCGGTTCTTCGAGGCGCTCGCAGGGCTCCAGGGGCCCCCGTTCCGGCTGGTCGCCGTTGACAACGCGAGCACGGACAGCACGGTGGAGTCGCTGCGCGAGCACGCCGCAACGGCCAGCTTCCCGGTAGAGATGATCGTTCTCGACGAGAACACCGGCTTCGCCGGCGGCCTGAACCGGGCGCTCGACAGCGCCTTCGAGAGCGACCCCCGCCCCGACTGGGTGCTCAGCCTGAACGCGGACGCCTGGCCCGCGCCCGACTACGCGATGCGCCTGATCGAGAGTCTCCACCGGTTCACGAACGAGAAGCGCCCCGTCGGTGCAGCAACAGGACGGCTGTTGAGGGCAGATACGGAGGAGACGATCGACGCCTGCGGCATGGCGATCACACGAAGCTGGCGCCACGTCGATCGCGGCTCGGACCAGATCGACCGCGGCCAGTATCCGGCGACGGAGCGGGTGTTCGGGGGCACCGGCGCCGCCACCCTGTTCCTGAGCGCCGCGCTGCGCGACGCCGCTGTCGCGGGCCGGATCCTCGACGACGACTTCCACTCCTATCGGGAGGACGCGGAACTCTGCTTCCGACTACGGGAACGGGGCTGGGAGGTGCTCTACGAACCCCGGGCCCGCGCTCTCCACGGTCGCGTCAACCTCCCCCATCGGCGCCGTCAGATGTCGAGAGAGGTCAACTTCCACTCACTGAAGAACCGGTACCTGCTGCAGCTCTACCATCGGGGCCTGGCCGATCTCCCACGCACGCTTCTTGCGACTTCGGTCCGGGAACTCGGCATCCTCGCCTACGTGCTGCTGCGCGAGCCCTCGTCATTGGCCGCCTATCCCTGGCTCTGGCGCAACCGTCGTCGCCTCCTCGAGCGGCGCCGCATGATCCGCTCCCGCCGCCGGGTGCCGCCACGCACGACGGCGCGCTGGTTCGGACGGACCTCCCTTCCGATGGCCCCGGAGCGGCCACGAATCCTGATCATCGGCAGCCGCGGCATTCCCGCTGCCTACAGCGGCTACGAGACGATGATCGAGGCATTGGCGCCCCGTCTGGCGGAGCGCGGCTGGCCGGTCACCGTCTACTGTCGGAGCCACTATGTCGACCGCCGGCTCCGCTCGCATCGCGGCGTCGATCTGGTCGTGCTGCCGACGCTGCGCACGAAGTACGGAGACACTCCCGTCCACACCCTGTTGTCCTGCCTCCACGCCGCCCTGTGGGCCCGCGGCGCTCGCGCCGCGCTGGTCGTCAACGGCGCGAACGCGATCTTTCTGCCTCTGCTCTGGCCAAGGCGCCTCAGAACCGCCCTGCACGTAGACGGAATCGAGAAGCGCAGGGCCAAGTGGGGCTGGCCGGGACGCCTCGTGTACTCCGTCTCCGAACGTCTGGCCTGCCTGCTGCCGGGCACGACGGTCAGTGACGCGGAAGTCATCGCCGATCACTACCGCGAACTCTACGGCCGCGAGACGACAATGATCCGCTACGGCGTCGAGCCGCGACCCATCGTCTCTCACCCTGTCCTGAAGGAGCTGGGACTCGAACCCCGGCGCTACTTTCTCTACGTCAGCCGCTTCGAACCGGAGAACAACCCGCATCGCGTCGTCGCGGCCTACGCCCGGGCAGGCGGCCACCTGCCCCTGGTCATGGTCGGCGACGCGCCCTACGCGTCGACCTTCATCGCGAAGATGAAGAGGAACGCCGACCCGCGCGTGCGCTTTCCCGGCGCCGTGTACGGCGACCGCTACCGAGGGCTCCTGTCCTCCGCGCTAGCGACCGTGCACGCCACCGAAGTCGGTGGCACCCATCCCGCCCTGGTCGAGGCGATGGGCTACGGCAACTGCGTGCTGGTCAACGACGAGCCGGCCAACCGGGAAACCGCCGGCGAGGCCGCCATCTACTTCGATGTGCGGGATCAGCCCTCGCTGACGGCCGCCTTCGAGAAGGCCGCCGGCGACCCGACTCGGGCCCGTCTGCTGGGTGAACGGGCGGCTCGCCGCGCGGCGTCGGAGTTCAACTGGGACCGGGTCACGGACCAGTACGAGGAGCTCTTCCGGCGGCTCTGCCAAGGAGGCTGA
- the ricT gene encoding regulatory iron-sulfur-containing complex subunit RicT — protein sequence MSMKPGPAYGRVEKSPMPVFKPCQKSSARPLLRRADDADRAARERQLSNEVRGKAFCRERARALSLEMKVSRVDFSLDGRHATFYFTADRRVDFRQLLRDLKARFKTRVRLVHVGPRDEARLLGGVGICGRTLCCSTWIDDFRPISIQMAKRQGLSLNPSKISGQCGRLLCCLAYEDDDYRRRRPGREGSWSGRGGNALPVLS from the coding sequence GTGTCGATGAAGCCGGGGCCGGCCTACGGCCGGGTCGAGAAGTCGCCCATGCCGGTATTCAAGCCGTGCCAGAAGTCGAGCGCCCGGCCGCTGCTACGCCGGGCCGACGATGCCGATCGAGCGGCGAGAGAGCGGCAACTGTCCAACGAGGTGCGCGGCAAGGCGTTCTGCCGTGAGCGCGCGCGGGCGCTCAGCCTGGAGATGAAGGTCTCGCGAGTCGACTTCAGCCTGGATGGACGCCACGCGACGTTCTACTTCACCGCCGACCGGCGGGTCGATTTCCGGCAGTTGCTGCGCGATCTGAAGGCCCGCTTCAAGACGCGGGTGCGGCTCGTTCATGTCGGGCCGCGGGACGAGGCGCGGCTGTTGGGCGGCGTCGGCATCTGCGGCAGGACGCTGTGCTGTTCCACCTGGATCGACGACTTCAGGCCGATCTCGATCCAGATGGCGAAACGCCAGGGTCTGAGCCTGAACCCGTCCAAGATCTCCGGACAGTGCGGCAGGCTCCTGTGCTGCCTGGCGTACGAGGACGACGACTATCGCCGCCGCCGGCCGGGCCGTGAAGGATCCTGGTCGGGCCGCGGCGGCAACGCGCTCCCCGTTCTGAGCTGA
- the purD gene encoding phosphoribosylamine--glycine ligase yields MRVLVIGNGGREHALCWLIRARAPGTELYCAPGSPGTEECGESVAIDVSDTLGLAGFAAERGIDLTVVGPELPLSLGVVDAFRERGLRIFGPSRAAARLESSKVFAKEFMHRHGVPTSDFVVAEDRESAGRAATRFGPRAVLKADGLAAGKGVLIVSSPEELEAALDVFFVDRRFGSAGARVLVEPFVLGEEVSFIGFCDGRRVLPLATSKDYKRIGDDDAGPNTGGMGAHSPAGIVSEAQVEDIMNDVMERTVAGMAADGTPFSGVLYAGLMMSPDGPQVLEFNVRLGDPEAQALLLRLEEDPVDLFAAGAEGDFGRSELAFRAGASACLVLANHGYPGEAASGDVIEGIEAARACEGVVVFHAGTARRNGEVIATGGRVLNVCAVGEDLGQALSRAYEGADRINWPAKAMRSDIGRRVLASGAGLS; encoded by the coding sequence TTGAGGGTCCTGGTGATCGGCAACGGCGGCCGGGAGCACGCCCTCTGCTGGCTCATCCGCGCGCGGGCGCCGGGGACGGAACTCTACTGTGCTCCGGGCAGCCCGGGTACCGAGGAGTGCGGCGAGAGCGTCGCCATCGACGTTTCGGACACCCTGGGGCTCGCCGGATTCGCGGCCGAACGTGGTATCGACCTCACCGTCGTCGGCCCCGAACTGCCGCTGTCCCTCGGCGTCGTGGACGCGTTTCGAGAGCGCGGCCTGCGTATCTTCGGCCCCTCGCGCGCCGCCGCGCGGCTGGAGAGCTCAAAGGTCTTCGCCAAGGAGTTCATGCACCGGCACGGCGTGCCGACCTCCGACTTCGTGGTCGCGGAAGACCGGGAGAGCGCCGGGCGGGCCGCGACGCGTTTCGGACCGCGGGCGGTGCTCAAGGCCGATGGGCTTGCTGCCGGCAAGGGCGTGCTGATCGTGTCTTCGCCGGAGGAACTGGAGGCCGCCCTGGACGTGTTCTTCGTCGACCGGCGCTTCGGTTCGGCCGGCGCCCGCGTCCTGGTCGAACCCTTCGTGCTCGGCGAGGAGGTGTCCTTCATCGGGTTCTGCGACGGCCGGCGGGTGTTGCCGCTGGCGACGTCAAAGGACTACAAGCGGATCGGTGACGACGACGCCGGCCCGAACACCGGCGGCATGGGCGCCCACAGCCCGGCGGGAATCGTCTCCGAGGCGCAGGTCGAGGACATCATGAACGACGTGATGGAACGCACGGTGGCTGGCATGGCCGCCGACGGTACGCCGTTTTCCGGCGTGCTCTACGCGGGCCTGATGATGAGTCCGGACGGTCCCCAGGTGCTCGAGTTCAACGTCCGGCTCGGCGATCCGGAGGCGCAGGCGCTGCTGCTGCGGCTGGAGGAGGATCCGGTCGACCTGTTTGCCGCCGGCGCCGAAGGCGACTTCGGACGCTCTGAACTCGCCTTCCGCGCCGGCGCTTCGGCCTGCCTCGTACTGGCCAACCACGGTTACCCGGGGGAGGCGGCCTCGGGAGACGTGATCGAAGGGATCGAAGCCGCCCGGGCCTGCGAGGGTGTCGTCGTCTTCCACGCCGGTACGGCTCGCCGGAATGGCGAGGTCATCGCCACAGGTGGGCGGGTCCTGAACGTCTGCGCGGTCGGCGAGGACCTCGGTCAGGCGCTTTCCCGCGCCTACGAAGGCGCGGACCGGATCAACTGGCCGGCCAAGGCGATGCGTTCGGATATCGGCCGGCGCGTGCTCGCGTCAGGGGCTGGCCTGTCTTGA